From Actinoplanes oblitus, a single genomic window includes:
- a CDS encoding Calx-beta domain-containing protein: MTTGADADTTDETFTLTASNTGGTALNGSTGDASTKTVEGTIWATSTNDVALSGATTVSENAGTVTITATSTNPQPHDVIVPLKTADVGTSSHGAGGDYTNYMARSSGGDFRDYTALATDAVITIPANQTTGSTTVSINDDAADETATQYFKVAADTGGTRAVLGGAMVSGQDSVEIGITDNDATPTLSIADSASATEGARLLFPVSLSGASEKDTTFTFATSDTPAGSIPAATGAGDTSADYQTVNGTKTIPQYSKLINIPVSTYANPTTTWEGPENVKATISGASANVTLGTKTTANGTITDAEAGKTIQYSTADTFNNSTRSWTEGNSGWVDKKIYVKFLASSTYPATLNYTFTDDTATNGTDYIGKAGSITLPASSTDPIAIPVSINGDRVAEANETFKLSVTSTSGVADPATLGDITFTINDDPDAAPTWTTEDVKVQEGNSGTTVARVPVKLNAPAPADATFTAVITPGTAVDATSTTGTNDYDPPATGSATVNAGSTVGYLEVPINGDEIYERDETFTIAFTSPGSTYATTDPDNTVDTAKVTIGNDDAQPKFTFSQSSVTEGGTVGVAGTVVGVSQYTYHIGFTVGGGATNPATTGTDFTVPATLAATDIEVRAGESGLITAAGKFAAMPGGYTSLPVVSVLDDTIDEPTENITITANEISTNLTGFATSSVNVKVIDDPLDLPPAVSIADVSVNESAGTAEVPVDLTFTGEATSTTQDVTIPYYTADGSAKAGQDYKLTKGTLTVPPGTMKTSIKIPLIDDHMMEGDEAFSVRVGSPGPLGASVISGDSTVTIKNDDKSNPVTPTLSASGPAKGAGAITLTGKAAPNTAVEIWASALPATDPAKMALWQQVKSDGSGSFKFTTKSLDQGYAFVARSEDINSAVRTVKLTQSPALTLGTTKGKLSVTVYGNPKAAGQTVTVQRLVGKKWTTIASGKTTSTGFRKSVSIKSKTKVSVRALVSGNSSTGIASGYSATKTITIK; this comes from the coding sequence TTGACGACCGGCGCTGACGCTGACACCACTGATGAGACCTTCACGCTCACCGCCTCGAACACGGGTGGCACCGCGCTCAACGGCAGCACCGGTGACGCCAGCACCAAGACGGTGGAAGGCACGATCTGGGCCACCAGCACCAATGACGTCGCGCTGTCCGGCGCCACCACCGTGTCCGAGAACGCCGGTACGGTGACCATCACGGCCACCTCGACGAATCCTCAGCCGCACGACGTCATCGTGCCGTTGAAGACGGCCGACGTGGGTACCTCCTCGCACGGCGCGGGTGGCGACTACACCAACTACATGGCCAGGTCGTCGGGCGGTGACTTCCGGGACTACACGGCGCTCGCCACGGACGCGGTGATCACCATTCCGGCCAACCAGACGACCGGTTCGACCACCGTCTCGATCAACGACGACGCCGCTGACGAGACGGCCACCCAGTACTTCAAGGTGGCGGCCGACACCGGTGGCACCCGGGCGGTCCTCGGCGGCGCGATGGTCTCCGGTCAGGACTCGGTCGAGATCGGCATCACCGACAACGACGCGACGCCGACGCTGAGCATCGCCGACTCCGCGTCGGCAACCGAGGGCGCCCGCTTGCTCTTCCCGGTCTCGCTCTCCGGGGCGTCGGAGAAGGACACCACCTTCACCTTCGCCACCTCCGACACGCCGGCGGGCAGCATTCCGGCCGCGACGGGTGCGGGAGACACCTCAGCCGACTACCAGACCGTCAACGGCACGAAAACCATCCCCCAGTATTCCAAGCTGATCAACATTCCGGTGTCGACCTATGCGAACCCGACGACGACCTGGGAAGGGCCGGAGAACGTCAAGGCCACGATCAGCGGAGCCAGTGCGAACGTCACACTCGGGACCAAGACCACGGCGAACGGCACCATCACGGACGCGGAGGCCGGCAAGACCATCCAGTACAGCACCGCGGACACGTTCAACAACTCGACGCGGAGCTGGACCGAGGGAAACAGCGGCTGGGTCGACAAGAAGATCTACGTCAAATTCCTGGCCTCGTCCACGTATCCGGCGACGCTGAACTACACCTTCACGGACGACACCGCGACGAACGGCACCGACTACATCGGCAAGGCCGGCTCGATCACGCTGCCGGCCAGCAGCACCGACCCGATCGCGATTCCGGTCAGCATCAACGGCGACCGCGTGGCTGAGGCGAACGAGACCTTCAAGCTGTCGGTCACCAGCACCAGCGGGGTCGCCGACCCGGCAACGCTCGGTGACATCACCTTCACCATCAACGACGACCCTGACGCCGCGCCGACCTGGACCACCGAGGACGTCAAGGTTCAGGAGGGCAACTCCGGCACCACGGTCGCCCGTGTCCCGGTGAAACTGAACGCACCGGCTCCGGCGGACGCGACGTTCACCGCCGTCATCACGCCGGGGACCGCCGTCGACGCCACGTCGACCACCGGCACCAATGACTACGACCCGCCCGCTACGGGCAGTGCGACGGTCAACGCCGGCAGCACTGTCGGTTACCTCGAGGTGCCGATCAACGGCGACGAGATCTACGAGCGGGACGAGACGTTCACCATCGCGTTCACCTCGCCCGGGTCGACGTACGCCACGACCGACCCGGACAACACGGTGGACACGGCCAAGGTGACCATCGGCAACGACGACGCACAGCCGAAGTTCACCTTCTCGCAGAGCAGCGTCACCGAGGGCGGAACGGTCGGGGTGGCCGGCACCGTCGTCGGGGTGTCCCAGTACACGTACCACATCGGCTTCACCGTGGGCGGTGGCGCTACCAACCCGGCCACCACGGGTACCGACTTCACCGTTCCGGCCACTCTGGCGGCGACCGACATCGAGGTCCGTGCCGGTGAATCGGGTCTGATCACGGCGGCCGGCAAGTTCGCCGCGATGCCCGGTGGCTACACGTCGCTGCCGGTGGTCTCGGTGCTGGACGACACCATCGACGAGCCGACCGAGAACATCACCATCACCGCGAACGAGATCTCGACGAACCTCACCGGGTTCGCCACGTCCTCGGTCAACGTGAAGGTGATCGACGACCCGCTCGACCTTCCGCCGGCGGTGTCGATCGCCGACGTGTCGGTGAACGAGTCGGCTGGTACGGCCGAGGTCCCGGTCGACCTGACCTTCACCGGTGAGGCGACCTCGACCACGCAGGATGTCACCATCCCGTACTACACCGCGGATGGCTCGGCCAAGGCCGGCCAGGACTACAAGCTGACCAAGGGCACGCTGACGGTCCCGCCGGGCACCATGAAGACCAGCATCAAGATCCCGCTGATCGACGACCACATGATGGAGGGCGACGAGGCCTTCTCGGTCCGGGTCGGTTCGCCGGGTCCGCTGGGCGCCTCGGTCATCAGCGGCGACTCGACGGTCACGATCAAGAACGACGACAAGTCGAACCCGGTCACGCCGACGCTGTCCGCCTCCGGGCCGGCCAAGGGCGCGGGTGCGATCACGCTGACCGGTAAGGCCGCGCCGAACACGGCGGTCGAGATCTGGGCTTCGGCCCTGCCGGCGACAGACCCGGCGAAGATGGCCCTCTGGCAGCAGGTCAAGTCCGACGGCAGCGGCAGCTTCAAGTTCACCACCAAGTCGCTGGACCAGGGTTACGCGTTCGTCGCCCGGTCCGAGGACATCAACTCGGCGGTCCGGACGGTCAAGCTGACCCAGAGCCCGGCGCTGACCCTCGGCACCACCAAGGGCAAGCTGAGCGTGACCGTGTACGGCAACCCGAAGGCCGCCGGCCAGACGGTCACCGTCCAGCGCCTCGTCGGCAAGAAGTGGACCACCATCGCCTCCGGCAAGACGACCTCGACCGGCTTCCGCAAGAGCGTCTCGATCAAGTCGAAGACGAAGGTCTCGGTGCGTGCCCTGGTCTCCGGCAACAGCAGCACGGGCATCGCGTCCGGCTACTCGGCCACCAAGACCATCACCATCAAGTAA
- a CDS encoding response regulator: MIRILLVDDHPVVRMGLRGMLDAEPDLTVIGEASDGAEGAELALRERPDIVLMDLRMPGADGVEATGRILAADRDIRVMVLTTYESDRDILRAIEAGASGYLLKDASPAELADAVRAAARGETVLAPSVASMLVRQVRSPAPPALSARETEVLKLVSAGLTNADIGKRLFISEATVKTHLLRVFNKLDVADRTAAVTTAMRHGLL, from the coding sequence GTGATCCGGATCCTGCTGGTCGACGATCATCCGGTGGTGCGGATGGGGTTGCGCGGCATGCTGGACGCCGAGCCGGACCTCACCGTGATCGGCGAGGCCTCCGACGGCGCCGAGGGCGCCGAGCTGGCGCTGCGCGAGCGCCCCGACATCGTGTTGATGGACCTGCGGATGCCCGGTGCCGACGGCGTCGAGGCGACCGGCCGGATCCTCGCCGCCGACCGGGACATCAGGGTGATGGTCCTGACCACCTACGAGTCCGACCGGGACATCCTGCGGGCCATCGAGGCCGGCGCCAGCGGATACCTGCTCAAGGACGCGTCCCCGGCCGAGCTGGCCGACGCCGTCCGGGCTGCCGCGCGCGGTGAGACGGTACTCGCCCCGAGCGTCGCGTCGATGCTGGTCCGCCAGGTCCGCAGTCCCGCCCCGCCGGCGCTCTCCGCCCGCGAGACCGAGGTCCTGAAGCTGGTCTCCGCCGGCCTCACCAACGCCGACATCGGCAAGCGCCTCTTCATCTCGGAAGCCACCGTCAAGACCCACCTGCTCCGGGTCTTCAACAAGCTCGACGTCGCCGACCGCACCGCCGCCGTGACCACCGCGATGCGCCACGGTCTGCTGTGA
- a CDS encoding sensor histidine kinase, translating into MTQREAVHSDYTLWWDIYFAVIAVVVSIVVTVASAPPARRVTAVAALTAMALVHIAVGRRMIRLRADEGPSIVTLFVQITLFAVAIVAMPSATWMLFAVIPLIFQMAPLKVAIGAVILVNAVPVIADVLLGTGDVRTDLAIAGVSAASGIWLGLWIVRVIQQSTERANLIAELEASRAEVERLSHEAGVTAERTRLAGEIHDTLAQGFTSIITLIQAADPELRDERLELAVRTARENLAESRAIVAALSPSALASGLLDSVRRQAARFTEETGVTAHFRTTGEPRDLPTAVEVVLLRAAQESLTNVRRHAKANEVAVLLAYAPASVRVVVRDDGVGFDPAASGGFGLPGMRARAEQVGGTLTVRSDPDTGTTVELEVPA; encoded by the coding sequence ATGACCCAGCGGGAGGCCGTCCACAGTGATTACACACTGTGGTGGGATATCTACTTCGCGGTGATCGCGGTCGTCGTCTCGATCGTGGTCACCGTGGCGAGTGCGCCGCCGGCCCGCCGGGTCACCGCCGTCGCCGCCCTGACCGCGATGGCCCTGGTGCACATCGCGGTGGGGCGCCGGATGATCCGGCTGCGGGCCGACGAGGGTCCGTCGATCGTCACGCTGTTCGTCCAGATCACCCTGTTCGCGGTGGCCATCGTCGCGATGCCGTCGGCCACCTGGATGCTCTTCGCCGTCATCCCGTTGATCTTCCAGATGGCCCCGCTGAAGGTCGCGATCGGCGCGGTGATCCTGGTCAACGCGGTGCCGGTGATCGCCGATGTGCTTCTCGGCACCGGCGATGTGCGGACCGACCTGGCGATCGCCGGCGTCTCGGCGGCCTCCGGCATCTGGCTTGGCCTGTGGATCGTCCGGGTGATCCAGCAGAGCACCGAGCGGGCCAACCTGATCGCCGAGCTGGAAGCGAGCCGCGCCGAGGTGGAGCGACTCTCCCACGAGGCCGGGGTCACCGCCGAGCGCACCCGGCTGGCCGGCGAGATCCACGACACCCTGGCCCAGGGGTTCACCAGCATCATCACGCTGATCCAGGCGGCCGATCCGGAGCTGCGCGACGAGCGCCTCGAACTCGCGGTGCGCACCGCGCGGGAGAACCTGGCCGAGAGCCGGGCCATCGTCGCCGCCCTGTCACCGTCCGCTCTGGCGAGCGGTCTGCTTGATTCGGTACGCCGCCAGGCCGCCCGATTCACCGAGGAGACCGGCGTCACCGCCCATTTCCGGACCACCGGGGAGCCGCGTGACCTGCCGACGGCGGTCGAGGTGGTGCTGCTGCGGGCGGCTCAGGAGTCGTTGACGAACGTGCGCCGGCACGCCAAGGCGAACGAGGTGGCAGTGCTGCTCGCGTATGCGCCGGCGTCGGTGCGGGTGGTGGTGCGCGACGACGGCGTCGGCTTCGACCCCGCGGCGAGCGGCGGTTTCGGGCTGCCCGGGATGCGCGCCCGCGCCGAGCAGGTGGGCGGCACCCTTACCGTCCGCAGCGACCCCGACACCGGTACCACCGTCGAACTGGAGGTCCCCGCGTGA
- a CDS encoding ABC transporter permease, producing the protein MTATSPVRSAGTASMSLARGHVELLQFLRDRTSVIFTFLFPAMLLLLFGTIFGDSYEDTGVSASQVYAASMIAYGILTTGFVTMGAGLAMDREDGTLKRLRGTPLPIVSYLVGKLLLVLVLAVSEAALLILVGRLVFDMPLPDAAHWATFAWLFVLSVTACTLLGIAVSAIVRHARSAGAILNVPVVFLQFISGVFITPITVLPSWLITVASFFPIKWMAQGFRYVFLPDSMKRFEVTGSWELGRIAMVLGAWCVIGLVLCLVTFRWSDKDR; encoded by the coding sequence ATGACCGCCACCAGCCCCGTCCGGAGTGCGGGCACCGCCTCGATGAGCCTGGCCCGCGGCCACGTGGAGCTCCTGCAGTTCCTCCGCGACCGCACCTCGGTGATCTTCACCTTCCTCTTCCCGGCGATGCTCCTGCTGCTGTTCGGCACCATCTTCGGCGACTCCTACGAGGACACCGGGGTGAGCGCCAGCCAGGTCTACGCGGCCAGCATGATCGCGTACGGCATCCTCACCACCGGGTTCGTCACGATGGGCGCGGGCCTGGCGATGGACCGGGAGGACGGTACGCTCAAGCGCCTCCGTGGCACCCCGCTGCCGATCGTGTCGTACCTGGTCGGCAAGCTCCTGCTGGTCCTGGTCCTGGCGGTGTCCGAGGCGGCGCTGCTGATCCTGGTCGGGCGGCTGGTCTTCGACATGCCGCTGCCGGACGCCGCCCACTGGGCCACCTTCGCCTGGCTCTTCGTGCTGTCGGTGACCGCCTGCACGCTGCTCGGCATCGCGGTCAGCGCGATCGTCAGGCACGCCCGCAGCGCCGGCGCGATCCTCAACGTCCCGGTGGTGTTCCTCCAGTTCATCTCCGGTGTCTTCATCACCCCGATCACCGTGCTGCCGTCCTGGCTGATCACCGTTGCCTCGTTCTTCCCGATCAAGTGGATGGCGCAGGGCTTCCGGTACGTCTTCCTGCCGGACAGCATGAAGCGGTTCGAGGTGACCGGGTCCTGGGAGCTGGGCCGGATCGCGATGGTGCTCGGCGCCTGGTGTGTGATCGGATTGGTGCTGTGCCTGGTGACCTTCCGGTGGAGCGACAAAGACCGATGA
- a CDS encoding ABC transporter ATP-binding protein, producing the protein MEAIEVTGLRKTYRDKEAVAGIDLVVARGEIFALLGPNGAGKTTSVEILEGHRRRTSGDVRVLGEDPGSAGRAWRTRIGIVLQDANDAADLTVTEMVRHVAGFYPEPRPADEVIELVGLTAKKSSKIRTLSGGQRRRVDVALGIVGRPELLFLDEPTTGFDPEARRQFWELIRTLAGDGTTILLTTHYLDEAEALADRLAVLADGRIVAEGTPATLGGRAAAGAKVSWQEGGRTRTEQHTDPSDLIRKLVADGIDLRTLTITRPTLEDTYLTLIGANR; encoded by the coding sequence ATGGAAGCCATCGAGGTAACCGGTCTACGGAAGACCTACAGGGACAAGGAAGCCGTCGCGGGCATCGACCTCGTCGTCGCCCGCGGTGAGATCTTCGCGCTGCTCGGCCCGAACGGCGCCGGCAAGACCACGAGCGTCGAGATCCTGGAGGGCCACCGGCGCCGTACCTCCGGCGACGTCCGGGTGCTCGGCGAGGACCCGGGCAGTGCCGGGCGGGCCTGGCGGACCCGGATCGGCATCGTGCTGCAGGACGCCAACGACGCCGCCGACCTGACCGTCACCGAGATGGTCCGGCACGTGGCTGGCTTCTACCCCGAGCCGCGCCCGGCCGACGAGGTGATCGAGCTGGTCGGCCTGACGGCCAAGAAGAGCAGCAAGATCCGTACGCTCTCCGGTGGCCAGCGGCGTCGCGTGGACGTGGCGCTGGGCATCGTCGGGCGGCCCGAGCTGCTCTTCCTGGACGAGCCGACCACCGGTTTCGACCCGGAGGCGCGCCGGCAGTTCTGGGAGCTGATCCGCACCCTGGCCGGCGACGGCACCACGATCCTGCTCACCACGCACTACCTGGACGAGGCGGAGGCGCTCGCCGACCGGCTGGCGGTGCTCGCCGACGGCCGGATCGTCGCCGAGGGCACCCCGGCCACGCTCGGCGGACGGGCGGCGGCGGGTGCCAAGGTGTCCTGGCAGGAGGGCGGGCGTACCCGTACCGAACAGCACACCGATCCCAGCGACCTGATCCGCAAGCTGGTCGCCGACGGCATCGACCTGCGCACCCTGACGATCACCCGGCCCACCCTCGAGGACACCTACCTGACCCTGATCGGAGCCAACCGATGA
- a CDS encoding ABC transporter permease: MSAGTFTPAPGRAPMRTILGKQIRMELLLTARRGEAVVLAMGVPLLVLLGAGLTHATNLPTDDRLGFVVPGVLALTVMSTAFTGQAITTGYERGYGVLKRLGASPLTRPGLLLAKTAAVLVQIVLQVLFLGLVGVLVGWRPELGEILPAAGVTVLAAAGYSGLALLLASVLKPETTTGAATLIYVLMLSAGGIMFAAPDLGTAGWFLLPLAAHAEALRDTLLNGGSIPLSIWLALGLWAVVWLTAAARNFRWE, translated from the coding sequence ATGAGCGCCGGAACCTTCACGCCGGCGCCCGGCCGGGCCCCGATGCGTACCATCCTCGGCAAGCAGATCCGGATGGAGCTGCTGCTCACCGCCCGCCGCGGCGAGGCGGTGGTGCTGGCCATGGGCGTACCGTTGCTGGTCCTGCTCGGCGCGGGTCTGACGCATGCCACCAACCTGCCCACCGACGACCGGCTGGGTTTCGTGGTGCCCGGGGTGCTCGCGCTGACCGTGATGTCCACCGCGTTCACCGGCCAGGCGATCACCACCGGTTACGAGCGCGGTTACGGCGTGCTGAAAAGGCTCGGCGCCTCCCCGCTCACCCGCCCCGGCCTGCTGCTCGCCAAGACCGCGGCGGTCCTGGTGCAGATCGTGCTCCAGGTGCTCTTCCTGGGACTGGTCGGTGTGCTGGTCGGCTGGCGGCCGGAGCTGGGCGAGATCCTGCCGGCCGCCGGGGTGACGGTGCTGGCCGCGGCCGGCTACAGCGGGCTCGCGCTGCTGCTGGCCAGCGTGCTCAAGCCGGAGACGACGACCGGCGCGGCCACCCTGATCTACGTGCTGATGCTCTCGGCCGGCGGGATCATGTTCGCCGCACCGGACCTGGGCACGGCCGGCTGGTTCCTGCTGCCGCTCGCCGCGCACGCCGAGGCGCTGCGGGACACCCTGCTGAACGGTGGCAGCATCCCGCTCTCGATCTGGCTGGCGCTGGGCCTTTGGGCGGTGGTCTGGCTGACCGCCGCCGCCCGGAATTTCCGGTGGGAGTAG
- a CDS encoding ABC transporter ATP-binding protein produces MAAVEVRDVVVRYGDTTAVDGVSLSAPRGRVLALLGHNGAGKTSLLQVCEGFRKPDAGTARILGMDPVAEHDALMPRLGIMLQSGGVYPWAAAGEILRLFASFAANPLDPEMLLDRLGLRRFEKTRFRRLSGGEQQRLSLAVALVGRPELVFLDEPTAGMDTEARHTTWQLIEELRADGVSVLLTTHLLDEAERLADDVVIMRSGRVAATGTPAELTAAAGIDLLEVRADPGLDLAGLAARHEVTETSPGEYAITGALDTRALADVLGWFAAAEAQVTAVSSRRRTLEDVYLSLTSQNTVGVAK; encoded by the coding sequence GTGGCCGCGGTTGAGGTACGAGACGTCGTGGTGCGTTACGGCGACACGACGGCCGTCGACGGGGTGTCGCTCAGCGCCCCGCGCGGGCGGGTGCTCGCCCTGCTCGGGCACAACGGCGCCGGCAAGACCAGCCTGCTGCAGGTTTGCGAGGGCTTCCGGAAACCGGACGCCGGCACCGCCCGGATCCTCGGGATGGACCCGGTCGCCGAGCACGACGCGCTGATGCCGCGCCTGGGCATCATGCTGCAGTCCGGCGGCGTCTACCCGTGGGCCGCGGCCGGTGAGATCCTGCGCCTGTTCGCCTCCTTCGCGGCGAATCCGCTGGACCCCGAGATGCTGCTGGACCGTCTCGGGCTGCGGAGATTCGAGAAGACCCGGTTCCGCCGGCTCTCCGGTGGCGAGCAGCAGCGGCTCAGCCTCGCTGTCGCCCTGGTCGGCCGTCCGGAGCTGGTCTTCCTCGACGAGCCGACGGCCGGCATGGACACCGAGGCCCGGCACACCACCTGGCAGCTGATCGAGGAGCTGCGCGCCGACGGCGTCTCCGTCCTGCTCACCACGCACCTGCTGGACGAGGCCGAGCGTCTCGCCGACGACGTGGTGATCATGCGATCCGGCCGGGTGGCCGCCACCGGCACGCCCGCCGAGCTGACCGCCGCGGCCGGCATCGACCTGCTCGAGGTCCGTGCCGATCCGGGGCTGGACCTGGCCGGGCTGGCGGCCCGGCACGAGGTCACCGAGACCTCGCCGGGGGAGTACGCGATCACCGGCGCGCTGGACACCCGGGCCCTCGCCGACGTGCTCGGCTGGTTCGCCGCCGCGGAGGCGCAGGTGACGGCGGTGAGCAGCCGCCGCCGCACCCTCGAGGACGTCTACCTCTCCCTGACCTCGCAGAACACCGTTGGAGTCGCCAAATGA
- the rnhA gene encoding ribonuclease HI — protein sequence MADQTRVVEIYTDGACVPNPGPGGWGAVLRWGTAEKDLCGGEATPTTNNRMELTAPIRALETLNRAPLVVDIYTDSVYVRDGITKWIRGWRANGWRTAARQPVKNVDLWQRLDAAVGRHEVRWHWVKGHAGHPENERADRLAARGLQEALAAAGL from the coding sequence ATGGCGGACCAGACCCGGGTCGTGGAGATCTACACCGACGGCGCCTGCGTGCCCAATCCCGGCCCCGGCGGCTGGGGCGCGGTACTGCGCTGGGGCACCGCGGAGAAGGACCTGTGCGGCGGCGAGGCCACCCCGACCACCAACAACCGGATGGAGCTGACCGCCCCGATCCGCGCCCTGGAGACGCTGAACCGGGCACCGCTGGTCGTCGACATCTACACCGACAGCGTCTACGTCCGCGACGGCATCACCAAGTGGATCCGCGGCTGGCGCGCCAACGGCTGGCGGACCGCGGCCCGCCAGCCGGTCAAGAACGTCGACCTGTGGCAGCGCCTGGACGCCGCGGTCGGCAGGCACGAGGTCCGCTGGCACTGGGTGAAGGGCCACGCCGGCCACCCGGAGAACGAGCGCGCCGACCGCCTGGCCGCCCGGGGCCTGCAGGAAGCCCTCGCCGCCGCCGGCCTCTGA
- a CDS encoding MarR family winged helix-turn-helix transcriptional regulator — translation MERDDLGTMVGRLGRRLIAMEQPILARHGVTMWGYVVLSALAGGSVRTQAALAASIGADKTRLIPILDDLQERALIEREPDPADRRVRLLGLSEPGRALHRAVRAEIRSAEDALLGDLPAADREAFLRTLAALARRAPAGDG, via the coding sequence GTGGAGCGGGACGATCTCGGGACGATGGTGGGGCGGCTGGGCCGGCGGCTGATCGCTATGGAGCAGCCGATCCTGGCGCGGCATGGGGTGACGATGTGGGGCTACGTCGTGCTGAGCGCGCTGGCCGGCGGGTCGGTGCGGACGCAGGCGGCGCTGGCGGCGAGCATCGGCGCGGACAAGACGCGGCTCATCCCGATCCTCGACGACCTGCAGGAACGTGCGCTCATCGAGCGGGAGCCGGATCCGGCCGACCGGCGGGTGCGGCTGCTCGGGCTCAGCGAGCCGGGCCGGGCGCTGCACCGGGCGGTGCGGGCGGAGATCCGGTCGGCCGAGGACGCGCTGCTGGGCGACCTGCCGGCAGCCGATCGGGAGGCGTTCCTGCGCACGCTCGCCGCGCTCGCGCGGCGCGCGCCGGCCGGGGACGGCTGA
- a CDS encoding TIGR03086 family metal-binding protein, with the protein MHMITEDLRPLHAAAVRATVGLVARATPADLAKPTPCAGWDLAALLSHMTVQHHGFAAAARGRGADETCWVPAPLGTDFPSRYADAVTDVLAAFAEPGVLDRPFVLPEFGTDRPFPGRLALAFHLVDYVVHGWDVARSLGLPYQPAPEILAATLPIARAVPDDANRLAPGAAFAPAHPVPPGTDPLTEILLLLGRRPGPGRVPEPGRAAA; encoded by the coding sequence ATGCATATGATTACCGAGGACCTCCGCCCGCTCCACGCCGCGGCGGTCCGCGCCACCGTCGGCCTGGTCGCCCGGGCCACCCCGGCCGACCTGGCGAAACCCACCCCGTGCGCCGGCTGGGACCTGGCCGCCCTGCTGTCCCACATGACCGTCCAGCACCACGGCTTCGCCGCGGCGGCCCGCGGCCGCGGTGCCGACGAGACCTGCTGGGTGCCGGCGCCGCTCGGCACCGACTTCCCCTCCCGGTACGCCGACGCCGTCACCGACGTCCTGGCGGCCTTCGCCGAACCCGGCGTCCTGGACCGCCCGTTCGTCCTCCCCGAGTTCGGCACCGACCGCCCCTTCCCCGGCCGCCTGGCGCTCGCCTTCCACCTGGTCGACTACGTGGTCCACGGCTGGGATGTCGCGCGTTCCCTGGGCCTGCCCTACCAGCCGGCCCCGGAGATCCTGGCCGCCACCCTCCCGATCGCCCGGGCCGTTCCGGACGACGCGAACCGCCTGGCCCCCGGCGCCGCCTTCGCCCCGGCCCACCCGGTCCCGCCCGGCACCGATCCGCTCACCGAGATCCTGCTGCTCCTCGGCCGCCGCCCCGGACCGGGCCGCGTTCCGGAGCCCGGCCGGGCCGCGGCGTGA